In a genomic window of bacterium:
- the pgsW gene encoding poly-gamma-glutamate system protein produces the protein MLYRPSLRSIWTLLILAAICCGLYFWCESSRVQRKMPNYDQKLAASQLMVRCLQSLQETTREKGVFSENYEEPLLDVLIGQQFSLITTDIAKYETKLIGANPNFAAVAVELLERAGVKKGDLVAVALTGSNPGLNTAVLCACDVLGAKPVTITALGASWWGATDPEFTWADMEGLLVRQGILHSQPIAASMGGIDDAAIGLSQMGQEMMRLAAERNGLTFIHESNLPADMARWHRLFMDAAKGNKYKAYVNVGDGVASLGHPENASLISDGLHRRLPVQNYPARGVVHRFSAEGIPIVNIDNVVALSREYGLGQARIPLPPAGQGDVFIADRYDLRVAGLSAFIALILIVLLVHYDARLFRLREAGVDPDTLM, from the coding sequence ACTTCTGGTGTGAGAGCAGCCGTGTCCAGAGGAAGATGCCCAACTACGACCAGAAGCTCGCCGCCAGCCAGCTTATGGTGCGATGCCTGCAGAGCCTTCAAGAGACCACTCGCGAGAAGGGCGTGTTCTCCGAGAACTACGAAGAACCCCTGTTGGACGTGCTGATCGGCCAGCAGTTTTCACTCATCACGACGGATATTGCCAAATATGAGACGAAGCTGATTGGCGCCAATCCGAACTTCGCGGCCGTGGCGGTGGAACTGCTGGAGCGCGCTGGCGTCAAGAAGGGAGATCTTGTTGCGGTGGCCCTCACCGGATCGAATCCGGGCTTGAATACGGCCGTACTATGTGCATGTGACGTTCTCGGTGCGAAACCGGTAACGATTACGGCTCTTGGCGCCTCCTGGTGGGGAGCGACCGATCCGGAATTCACCTGGGCGGATATGGAGGGATTGCTGGTTCGTCAGGGAATTCTGCATTCACAGCCGATTGCCGCATCTATGGGGGGGATTGACGACGCGGCCATCGGTCTTTCCCAGATGGGACAGGAAATGATGAGGCTGGCCGCTGAACGCAACGGTTTGACGTTCATCCATGAAAGCAATCTTCCCGCGGACATGGCCCGCTGGCATCGGCTGTTCATGGATGCAGCCAAGGGGAACAAGTATAAAGCCTATGTCAATGTTGGAGACGGCGTGGCCAGCCTTGGGCATCCCGAGAATGCTTCCCTGATATCCGATGGTCTGCACCGTCGTCTGCCCGTCCAGAACTACCCCGCGCGCGGGGTAGTCCACCGCTTCAGCGCGGAAGGAATCCCGATCGTCAACATTGACAACGTCGTGGCCCTCAGCCGGGAGTACGGGCTTGGCCAGGCCCGCATTCCATTGCCTCCCGCCGGGCAAGGCGACGTGTTCATCGCTGATCGCTATGATTTGCGCGTGGCTGGCTTGTCGGCTTTCATCGCCTTGATCTTGATTGTTCTGTTGGTGCATTACGACGCGCGTCTGTTTCGGCTTCGCGAAGCGGGCGTGGACCCCGATACACTGATGTAG